The following proteins are encoded in a genomic region of Dialister hominis:
- a CDS encoding DUF805 domain-containing protein, whose protein sequence is MAMNFDIPDITENGEKAAAGGQRRKPRRIGALRLGDTLRAVSRHYTATLENKDEDKEAEFYSLSEGEEKASFYGMDVSVTGICIRKKKVAAIYVEMPTKDRDDFIKKLEEAEGSAEHANNMDIFADTVTSIFITIPAKGDSSFTTALMDSAEVKALSDNEAIKAEEEAKKGGLRHRIWKTYFDPVGRISRKAYLPKMLMVGAPAAFLFALTCFKPELFVGETNFFIAAFLILGTLCFISLISLGMRRLSDIGKSHLYYWAFFALLFVIHQAGEEFLGSQLNATRLIAVIFMLVVILLAFIPGDPKRNKYGPVPKE, encoded by the coding sequence ATGGCAATGAATTTTGATATCCCTGACATCACTGAAAACGGCGAAAAAGCGGCCGCAGGCGGACAGAGAAGGAAACCCAGAAGAATAGGGGCTCTTCGCCTTGGAGACACGCTGAGAGCCGTTTCCCGCCATTATACAGCGACACTGGAGAACAAGGACGAAGATAAGGAAGCAGAATTCTATTCCCTGTCAGAAGGAGAAGAAAAAGCATCCTTCTACGGGATGGACGTATCCGTCACCGGCATCTGCATCAGAAAGAAGAAGGTCGCTGCCATTTACGTTGAAATGCCGACAAAGGACCGCGATGATTTCATAAAGAAATTGGAAGAAGCAGAAGGCAGCGCAGAACATGCCAACAACATGGACATCTTTGCTGATACAGTCACTTCCATTTTCATCACCATCCCTGCCAAAGGAGATTCCTCCTTCACGACAGCCCTCATGGACAGCGCGGAAGTGAAAGCCCTTTCTGACAACGAAGCCATCAAGGCAGAAGAAGAAGCCAAGAAGGGCGGCCTCCGCCACCGCATCTGGAAGACATACTTCGATCCTGTCGGACGCATCAGCAGAAAAGCATACCTGCCAAAGATGCTCATGGTAGGAGCACCGGCAGCCTTCCTCTTTGCGCTTACCTGCTTCAAGCCGGAGCTCTTCGTAGGGGAAACAAACTTCTTCATTGCAGCCTTCCTGATATTGGGGACACTCTGCTTCATTTCTCTCATCAGCCTTGGCATGAGAAGACTGTCGGATATCGGCAAATCCCATCTGTATTACTGGGCATTCTTTGCTCTTCTCTTCGTCATTCATCAGGCAGGGGAAGAATTCTTAGGATCCCAGCTCAATGCGACGCGCCTCATTGCTGTCATCTTCATGCTCGTCGTCATCCTTCTGGCATTCATACCGGGCGATCCCAAGAGAAACAAGTACGGTCCTGTACCGAAAGAATAA
- a CDS encoding IS1182 family transposase, producing the protein MKNNNTSNHFTAEQGILPMFPSEILNVDDPVLMYDRFMEEIDLKKYLRYIPTRGAGRPRYNPVNMLKTIIYGFAEEGYCSFRKLEDNCRVNIRYMYLMNYEAPSYRTFCHFVKGFLKYSLKDIFYSITKELCGKLNVDLQHIYIDGSKFEANANKYSWVWKKSAEKSRYKLFAKITSLFELLNDDLKYDHMSVNINTEYAPDYLRLVLDKLKEIWQIDETAFVHGSGHRKSDHQRKYEQLKAYTSKLEEYVEKIQICGTSRNSYSKTDTDATFMRIKSDYMGNDQLLPAYNVQIGVADEFIAVIDVNQYRSDMDCFVPLMEEFHEVYGAYPKYPVADAGYGSFNNYIYCEQHGMEKYMKFPMYKKETKDKKYHTNPFRPINFRVDENGTIRCPNDRAFKFIYRHLVRGNLYGRQEEVFECEDCQGCPLAEQCKKTPKNKRISLSRERNNMYQEVQDNLESIHGALLRMNRSIQAEGTFGIMKHDRWYKRIVRKGIDSVKAELYLVALGYNLRKYITKIMRIRIAA; encoded by the coding sequence ATGAAAAATAACAACACTAGCAATCATTTTACCGCAGAACAAGGCATTTTGCCAATGTTTCCCTCTGAGATTCTCAATGTCGATGATCCTGTTTTAATGTATGACAGATTTATGGAGGAAATCGATCTTAAAAAGTACCTTCGTTACATACCGACGCGTGGCGCTGGCAGACCCAGGTATAATCCCGTCAACATGCTGAAAACGATCATCTATGGTTTCGCAGAAGAAGGATATTGCTCTTTTAGAAAACTTGAAGATAATTGCAGGGTTAATATCAGATATATGTACCTGATGAATTATGAAGCCCCATCCTATCGGACATTCTGTCATTTCGTGAAGGGCTTTCTTAAGTATTCTCTCAAGGATATCTTTTATTCAATTACGAAAGAACTCTGCGGCAAACTCAACGTGGATTTGCAGCATATATATATTGACGGTTCCAAGTTTGAAGCGAACGCAAATAAATACAGCTGGGTATGGAAGAAATCCGCTGAAAAATCCCGCTACAAGCTTTTTGCCAAGATTACCAGCCTTTTTGAGTTACTCAATGATGATCTTAAGTATGACCATATGAGTGTAAACATCAATACAGAATACGCTCCGGACTATCTGCGTCTGGTATTGGATAAATTAAAAGAAATCTGGCAGATTGATGAGACGGCCTTTGTTCATGGAAGCGGGCATCGCAAGTCCGATCATCAACGCAAGTATGAGCAGCTTAAGGCATATACATCAAAACTTGAAGAATATGTTGAGAAGATACAGATATGCGGTACTTCCAGAAACAGTTATTCGAAGACCGATACGGATGCAACATTCATGCGAATCAAGTCGGACTACATGGGAAATGATCAGCTTCTGCCTGCATACAATGTCCAAATAGGTGTTGCCGATGAATTTATTGCCGTAATTGATGTTAACCAGTATCGTTCAGATATGGATTGCTTCGTACCGCTGATGGAGGAATTCCACGAAGTCTATGGGGCTTATCCTAAGTATCCTGTGGCAGATGCAGGATATGGATCTTTCAACAATTACATCTATTGCGAGCAGCACGGTATGGAAAAGTATATGAAATTCCCCATGTACAAGAAAGAAACGAAAGACAAGAAATACCATACCAATCCGTTTCGGCCAATAAACTTTAGAGTTGATGAGAATGGAACCATCCGTTGTCCAAATGACAGGGCTTTCAAATTTATCTATAGACATCTGGTCAGAGGGAACTTATACGGCAGGCAGGAGGAAGTATTTGAATGCGAAGACTGCCAAGGATGCCCGCTGGCAGAGCAATGTAAAAAGACCCCGAAGAACAAAAGAATCTCATTGAGCAGAGAACGGAATAACATGTACCAGGAGGTTCAGGATAATCTGGAAAGCATCCATGGAGCCCTGCTAAGAATGAACCGGTCAATCCAGGCTGAAGGAACTTTTGGAATCATGAAACATGACAGATGGTACAAAAGAATCGTCAGAAAAGGGATAGATTCTGTAAAAGCCGAGTTATACCTGGTAGCACTTGGCTATAATTTAAGGAAATACATCACAAAAATAATGCGTATAAGGATTGCCGCCTAA
- the rplQ gene encoding 50S ribosomal protein L17: MARSRLRRVSGARKALLRSLVTALFQHGSIVTTEAKAKELRHVADKMISLAKRGDLHARRQAEAFVMDKDVTKKLFDEIAKKYTERNGGYTTMAKLEARQGDNAPQVLIALVD; encoded by the coding sequence ATGGCTCGTAGTAGATTGAGAAGAGTCAGCGGCGCTCGTAAGGCACTGCTGCGCAGTCTTGTAACCGCTCTTTTCCAGCATGGCAGCATCGTTACAACCGAAGCTAAAGCCAAGGAACTTCGCCACGTAGCAGACAAGATGATCTCCCTCGCTAAGAGAGGCGATCTCCACGCTCGTCGTCAGGCTGAAGCTTTCGTAATGGACAAAGACGTTACAAAGAAACTGTTTGATGAAATTGCAAAGAAATATACCGAACGCAACGGTGGTTACACCACCATGGCAAAACTCGAAGCTCGCCAGGGCGACAACGCTCCCCAGGTTCTGATTGCACTTGTCGACTAA
- a CDS encoding DNA-directed RNA polymerase subunit alpha produces the protein MIENTSFTIKTVELSDDKRHGVFECEPLERGYGITLGNSLRRVLLSSLDGVAITSIKIDGVLHEFSTINGVREDVTDMILNLKKIRFIAHDEATFPITVRIDITKEGIFHAGDMELPAEIDVLNTELPICTLDADAHLGMEMTINRGHGYVPFSKNKRDDVVIGVIPIDSIYSPVIKCNYLVSDTRVGNEMDYDKLTLELDTDGSVQADDAVATAAKILISCFENFSKIGISQAGTDIVKDDAAEAEAEPDQDKVNEDAVRDLPIDELELSVRAFNCLKRAEINTIGELTDKTEDELTRVRNLGKKSVDEIKEKLSNFREHGLHLKDSKD, from the coding sequence ATGATCGAAAATACAAGCTTCACAATTAAGACTGTTGAACTCAGTGATGACAAACGTCATGGCGTGTTCGAATGCGAACCTCTCGAAAGAGGGTATGGTATCACTCTGGGAAACAGCCTCAGACGCGTGTTGCTTTCATCTTTAGACGGTGTGGCTATTACGTCTATCAAAATCGACGGCGTGCTTCATGAATTTTCCACTATAAACGGCGTCAGAGAAGATGTAACAGATATGATTCTGAATCTGAAGAAAATCCGTTTCATCGCTCATGATGAAGCGACTTTCCCAATCACAGTCAGAATCGATATTACTAAAGAAGGTATTTTCCATGCCGGCGATATGGAATTACCGGCTGAAATAGATGTTCTCAATACGGAACTCCCGATTTGCACACTTGACGCAGATGCTCATCTCGGAATGGAAATGACCATCAACCGTGGGCATGGGTATGTTCCATTTTCGAAGAACAAAAGGGATGACGTCGTTATCGGCGTAATCCCGATCGACTCCATTTATTCTCCTGTCATTAAATGCAACTACCTCGTCAGCGATACCCGCGTAGGCAATGAAATGGACTACGACAAGCTGACACTGGAACTGGACACCGATGGTTCTGTCCAGGCAGACGATGCAGTAGCAACGGCTGCCAAGATCCTCATCAGCTGCTTTGAAAACTTCAGCAAGATCGGCATCAGCCAGGCTGGCACCGATATCGTCAAAGACGATGCTGCTGAAGCAGAAGCAGAACCTGATCAGGATAAAGTCAACGAAGATGCCGTAAGGGATCTCCCGATTGACGAACTCGAACTGTCCGTCCGTGCATTTAACTGCCTGAAGAGAGCAGAGATCAACACGATCGGCGAACTTACAGACAAGACAGAGGATGAATTGACCCGTGTACGCAACCTTGGGAAGAAATCCGTCGATGAAATCAAGGAGAAACTCTCCAACTTCAGAGAACACGGACTTCACCTGAAAGATTCCAAGGATTGA
- the rpsK gene encoding 30S ribosomal protein S11 has product MATVKSKAKRKERKHVESGAAHIRSTFNNTIVTITDSNGNTIAWASAGGLGFKGSRKSTPFAAQMAAEQAAKVAIDQGMRSADVFVKGPGAGREAAIRALQVAGIEVSSIKDVTPIPHNGCRPPKRRRV; this is encoded by the coding sequence ATGGCTACGGTAAAAAGCAAAGCAAAAAGAAAAGAAAGAAAACATGTAGAATCCGGTGCAGCTCATATTCGTTCTACTTTCAACAACACGATCGTAACGATTACTGATTCCAACGGCAATACCATTGCCTGGGCATCCGCTGGCGGACTTGGATTCAAAGGATCTCGTAAGAGCACACCATTTGCAGCTCAGATGGCAGCTGAACAGGCAGCCAAAGTTGCAATTGATCAGGGTATGCGTTCGGCAGACGTATTCGTCAAGGGTCCGGGCGCTGGCCGTGAAGCGGCCATTCGTGCACTGCAGGTTGCAGGAATCGAAGTCAGCAGCATTAAGGACGTTACACCGATTCCGCATAATGGCTGCCGTCCTCCAAAACGCAGAAGAGTATAA
- the rpsM gene encoding 30S ribosomal protein S13, translated as MARIAGVDLPRDKRVEIGLTYIYGIGPTLSKDILSKAEINPDTRVRDLTEDEVAKIRNVLADYKVEGDLRREESLNIKRLVEIGSYRGRRHRAGLPTRGQRTKTNARTRKGPKKTIAGKKTATKK; from the coding sequence ATGGCACGTATAGCTGGTGTAGACTTACCAAGAGATAAGCGCGTTGAGATCGGCTTAACTTATATTTATGGAATTGGCCCCACTCTTTCCAAAGACATTCTTAGCAAGGCAGAAATCAATCCTGATACCCGTGTAAGAGATCTGACAGAAGATGAAGTTGCTAAGATCCGCAACGTACTCGCAGATTACAAAGTAGAAGGGGATCTCCGTAGAGAAGAATCTCTCAACATTAAACGTTTGGTTGAAATCGGTTCCTATAGAGGAAGACGTCATCGTGCAGGACTCCCGACTCGTGGACAGCGCACAAAGACCAATGCCCGCACACGCAAGGGCCCGAAGAAGACGATCGCAGGCAAGAAGACTGCGACCAAGAAATAA
- the rpmJ gene encoding 50S ribosomal protein L36, protein MKVRPSVKKMCDKCKIIKRKGRVMVICENPKHKQRQG, encoded by the coding sequence ATGAAGGTCAGACCGTCCGTTAAAAAGATGTGCGACAAATGCAAGATCATCAAACGCAAAGGCCGCGTAATGGTTATTTGTGAAAATCCGAAACATAAGCAGAGACAAGGTTAA
- the infA gene encoding translation initiation factor IF-1 yields the protein MSKADVIEVEGRVVEKLPNAMFRVKLENGGHIVLATISGKMRMNFIRILPGDKVTVELTPYDLEHGRITYRYK from the coding sequence ATGAGCAAGGCAGACGTTATTGAAGTAGAAGGCAGAGTAGTAGAAAAACTTCCAAACGCCATGTTCCGTGTTAAACTGGAAAACGGCGGCCATATTGTACTGGCTACTATTTCCGGAAAGATGCGTATGAATTTCATCCGTATACTGCCCGGAGACAAGGTAACAGTGGAATTGACGCCCTATGATTTAGAGCACGGCAGGATTACCTATCGTTACAAGTAA
- the map gene encoding type I methionyl aminopeptidase, translating into MITIYTPEEVEKIAAAGRLTADTLSMLEKEVKPGISTLELDEMAEKFIRDRGGIPSCKGYEGYPATLCTSVNDTVVHGIPSARKILKKGDIISLDLVVELNGYMGDSCITVPVGHTNKKNLQLIKATEGALFAGIKQAVIGNTVGDIGHAVESYVKPYGYGVLREYVGHGIGIGMHEDPEVPNYGTPGHGPRLEEGMCICIEPMITMGSPDIITLRDGWGVVTADGLPSAHIEHTITITKDGPRILTLRN; encoded by the coding sequence ATGATTACGATTTATACGCCGGAAGAAGTAGAGAAGATTGCCGCAGCCGGGAGACTGACTGCGGATACACTCTCTATGCTTGAGAAAGAGGTTAAGCCGGGAATCAGCACGTTGGAGCTTGATGAAATGGCTGAAAAATTTATCAGAGACAGAGGCGGCATCCCGAGCTGCAAAGGCTATGAAGGATACCCGGCAACACTTTGCACCTCTGTTAACGATACTGTTGTCCATGGAATACCATCTGCGAGAAAAATTTTAAAAAAAGGTGATATTATTTCTCTCGATCTTGTGGTAGAATTGAATGGTTACATGGGTGATTCCTGTATCACCGTTCCAGTAGGACACACAAACAAGAAAAACCTCCAGCTCATTAAGGCCACGGAAGGTGCGCTTTTCGCAGGCATCAAACAGGCAGTTATAGGGAATACTGTAGGCGACATCGGACATGCGGTGGAAAGCTATGTCAAGCCATACGGATACGGCGTCCTGCGTGAATACGTGGGCCACGGCATCGGCATCGGCATGCATGAGGACCCGGAAGTACCGAACTACGGCACCCCGGGACACGGACCGCGTCTCGAAGAAGGTATGTGTATCTGTATCGAGCCTATGATCACCATGGGCAGCCCAGACATCATCACACTGCGTGACGGATGGGGCGTAGTGACCGCAGACGGACTTCCGTCCGCACACATCGAACACACCATTACCATTACCAAAGATGGTCCGAGAATTCTTACGCTGCGTAATTGA
- a CDS encoding adenylate kinase → MYILLMGPPGAGKGTQAEKLIREYGIPQISTGDMFRAAVKSGTALGKEAKSYMDKGALVPDSVTVGIVKERLAQDDCKKGWILDGFPRTTAQASALDAILHDLGIQLTAVLDFNVNRDDLVKRVSGRLVCRQCGASFHKEFRPPKQEGVCDNCGGELYQRTDDNEVTVRERLAVYDTSTKPLIDYYKVSGRYYEINGDQSMDKVFADVQAALKKASE, encoded by the coding sequence ATGTATATCTTATTAATGGGACCTCCAGGCGCCGGCAAAGGCACCCAGGCGGAAAAGCTCATTCGTGAATACGGCATCCCCCAGATTTCCACCGGCGACATGTTCCGTGCTGCTGTGAAATCTGGAACGGCTCTTGGCAAAGAAGCTAAAAGCTATATGGACAAGGGAGCCCTTGTACCGGACAGCGTAACAGTGGGTATCGTCAAAGAAAGACTCGCTCAGGATGACTGCAAAAAAGGCTGGATCCTGGACGGCTTCCCGAGAACCACTGCCCAGGCTTCCGCTCTGGATGCGATCCTTCATGACCTTGGCATTCAGCTGACGGCAGTGCTCGACTTCAACGTCAACAGGGACGACCTGGTGAAGAGAGTCAGCGGCCGTCTTGTTTGCCGTCAGTGCGGCGCTTCCTTCCACAAGGAATTCCGCCCGCCGAAACAGGAAGGCGTCTGCGATAACTGCGGCGGCGAACTGTATCAGCGCACTGATGATAATGAAGTGACCGTCAGAGAACGTCTGGCAGTCTATGATACATCCACAAAACCTCTGATCGATTACTACAAAGTAAGCGGCCGTTATTACGAAATCAACGGAGATCAGTCCATGGACAAGGTATTCGCCGACGTCCAGGCTGCGCTTAAGAAGGCATCCGAATGA
- the secY gene encoding preprotein translocase subunit SecY, with translation MGSVIANIFANKELKDRILFTFLMFVIFRLGVHIPVPGVDASVIESLFTSGNLFGFLDLFSGGALSKFSIFAMSITPYINSSIIMQLLTAVIPTLEEWRKDGQEGYKRIQKVTRYFTVFLAAVQAFGMTYALRINNALVDNSWLYFTFVVVVLIAGTCLLMWIGEKITEYGIGNGISLIIFCGIVARFPQAISTVIDYLQVGTISPFQLLLFFVIALAMILMVIEINEGQRRISIQYAKRVIGRRMYGGHSTYLPLKVNQAGVIPIIFASSILMLPVTLAQFVHIGWVQAVGNFFGWGTWPNTICYGILIFIFTYFYTAISVNIKELADNMKKYGGFIPGIRPGEPTMMYIDRVLSRITLTGAVFLAFIAILPNFIGNITGIQGVYFGGTSLLIIVGVALDTMRQAQSYMVTRNYQGFIK, from the coding sequence ATGGGATCTGTGATCGCAAATATTTTTGCTAACAAAGAACTCAAAGATCGCATACTGTTCACATTCTTGATGTTCGTCATCTTCCGTCTCGGGGTTCATATCCCGGTACCGGGAGTTGACGCTTCCGTCATTGAAAGCCTGTTTACATCTGGAAACCTCTTCGGCTTCCTGGATTTGTTCTCGGGCGGCGCGCTCAGCAAATTCTCCATATTTGCCATGAGTATCACGCCGTACATCAACTCATCCATTATCATGCAGCTCCTGACTGCCGTCATTCCTACTCTCGAAGAGTGGAGAAAAGACGGACAGGAAGGTTACAAGAGAATACAGAAGGTCACAAGATACTTCACTGTATTCCTTGCAGCCGTTCAGGCATTCGGCATGACGTACGCCCTCCGTATCAACAATGCACTTGTTGACAACAGCTGGCTGTACTTTACATTCGTTGTAGTCGTCCTCATCGCTGGCACCTGCCTCCTGATGTGGATCGGCGAAAAAATTACGGAATACGGAATCGGCAATGGCATCTCGCTGATCATCTTCTGCGGTATCGTAGCCCGCTTCCCGCAGGCTATCTCCACCGTTATTGATTATCTGCAGGTCGGCACCATTTCCCCGTTCCAGCTGCTCCTGTTTTTCGTCATTGCACTGGCTATGATCCTCATGGTCATTGAAATCAACGAAGGACAGCGCAGAATCTCCATCCAGTACGCTAAGCGTGTCATCGGCCGCAGAATGTACGGCGGTCACTCCACCTATTTACCTCTCAAGGTCAATCAGGCTGGCGTTATCCCGATCATCTTTGCTTCCTCGATTCTCATGCTTCCCGTAACTCTTGCACAGTTCGTCCATATCGGATGGGTGCAGGCAGTAGGAAACTTCTTCGGATGGGGCACCTGGCCAAATACCATCTGCTATGGCATTCTGATTTTTATCTTCACGTACTTCTATACGGCCATCTCGGTCAATATCAAGGAACTGGCAGATAACATGAAGAAGTATGGCGGTTTCATCCCGGGCATCCGTCCTGGCGAACCGACCATGATGTACATTGACAGAGTATTATCCAGAATCACCTTGACTGGTGCGGTATTCCTGGCATTCATTGCTATCCTTCCGAACTTCATCGGAAACATCACCGGCATTCAGGGCGTCTACTTCGGTGGTACGTCACTCCTGATTATCGTCGGCGTCGCACTGGATACCATGAGACAGGCACAGTCCTATATGGTGACAAGAAACTATCAAGGCTTTATTAAATAA
- the rplO gene encoding 50S ribosomal protein L15 encodes MKLHELKPAEGSTSARRRVGRGLGSGMGKTATRGTKGQHARTGGGTHPGFEGGQLPLYRRLPKRGFKNVLAKEYAVVNVETLNRFDDNAVVDPAALVEAGILKNVLDGVRILGNGELTKALTVRAQGFTKGAQQKIEAAGGKVEVI; translated from the coding sequence ATGAAACTGCATGAACTGAAACCTGCAGAAGGTTCTACTTCTGCTCGCCGCCGCGTAGGCCGTGGCCTGGGAAGCGGAATGGGTAAAACAGCTACCCGTGGTACCAAGGGTCAGCACGCTAGAACCGGCGGCGGCACACATCCGGGATTTGAAGGCGGCCAGCTTCCACTGTATCGCCGTCTCCCGAAACGCGGCTTTAAAAATGTCCTTGCAAAAGAATATGCTGTAGTCAATGTAGAAACGCTCAATCGTTTCGATGACAACGCTGTTGTTGATCCGGCTGCTCTCGTTGAAGCAGGTATTCTGAAAAACGTTCTCGATGGTGTACGTATTCTGGGAAACGGTGAACTCACAAAAGCTCTGACCGTTAGAGCTCAGGGATTTACTAAGGGCGCTCAGCAGAAAATCGAAGCAGCAGGTGGAAAAGTAGAGGTGATCTGA
- the rpmD gene encoding 50S ribosomal protein L30, whose product MKVIVTLKKSVIGSRPEHIATIKALGLHKTHSSVEKELTPQIKGMIHSVRHLVDCKEIAE is encoded by the coding sequence ATGAAAGTTATTGTTACTCTGAAGAAAAGCGTGATTGGCTCCAGACCGGAACATATCGCTACTATTAAGGCGCTGGGACTTCATAAGACCCACTCCTCTGTAGAAAAAGAACTTACCCCGCAGATTAAGGGCATGATTCACTCTGTCCGTCATCTTGTAGACTGCAAAGAAATTGCAGAATAA